The following are encoded in a window of Labrus bergylta chromosome 16, fLabBer1.1, whole genome shotgun sequence genomic DNA:
- the LOC136183076 gene encoding immunoglobulin lambda-1 light chain-like — translation MDCNLGTVTNSAAHWYKQIPGGVPQYILSNYHSWSSPSYGSGFSSPKFTSTHQSQSDYRLIISTVEERDSAVYYCKTWDTSVKEWVFGQGTKLIVTSSSLSPPVLTVFPPSSAELQSNKASLVCLSSQSVPFADVSWSAAGSPVSSGISTSTAVQQPDQTFQISSYLSIQTSDWNMDKVYTCRVSLGSQTSEKTINKSHCSTEDQ, via the exons ATGGACTGTAACCTGGGGACTGTGACTAACAGTGCTGCTCATTGGTACAAACAGATTCCAGGAGGAGTTCCTCAGTATATTCTGAGCAACTATCACAGCTGGAGCTCTCCAAGCTATGgctctggtttctcctctccaaagttCACATCCACTCATCAGTCACAATCAGATTATCGTTTGATCAtcagcactgtggaggagagagactcagcagtTTATTACTGTAAGACATGGGACACCTCTGTCAAAGAGTGGgtat TCGGACAAGGCACCAAGCTGATTGTGACGA gctccagcctctctcctcctgtcctcacaGTCTTCCCTCCGTCCAGTGCTGAGCTCCAGTCCAACAAAGCCTCTCtggtctgtctgtcctctcagtCTGTGCCTTTTGCAGATGTGAGCTGGTCTGCTGCTGGGAGTCCAGTGAGCAGTGGGATCTCTACCAGCACGGCCGTTCAGCAACCAGACCAGACTTTCCAAATCAGCAGCTATCTGTCCATCCAGACGTCAGACTGGAACATGGACAAGGTCTACACATGTCGAGTGTCTTTGGGCTCCCAGACTTCAGAGAAAACCATCAACAAGTCCCACTGTTCCACTGAAGACCagtag
- the LOC136183049 gene encoding cilia- and flagella-associated protein 45-like: MRLGFSREAPKNHTGARRYRTVAPTSQVDESLFGNKIMLDRRGKSNSSRESIVLSSSEWQPILSASKITAKVEMNAHQRKREEEYKAAESIRHRLIEVNNIRKQNMPPSQMEIQAQDRSKKTLERANTLIMMQEDEIKELNKVILATQCQEIREVQIMEKRRIQAELAEEEKLLNVTVEMERLKAIEAIEQADALHKQKLNRVMKHNLNQVSQNIHSNKQVQDEMKRQEEQTVQEREKKWKLEDLKALEQKREAQQHLHEERKHIKAMKMLAKTQRMEEEKLADIENAEFIQKKMKQEAEQKAAQKRKKKERELEHAKMFARQKEVRDNKAKQDEIHTKRIKEMEDIKWRRKEKDLAAKTVQEEAKMRTDRLEQSHSKQYYQSREVMLQKEEFERVLKASQYSLSKEKEEEEKKRKNAANYLEALQHQKKEQDHSAIANREKIMKEAHDLIEANKLKRVQVDETKQHKLKELKATGLSEKYCSVVERKVNNKKTLKDQRASDKTHSTEGTLLNTMGQMTQGGKGSERQYKKHLNLLAAEEVESERQDRQQNNIAIIQHQNDKEQHQKKERDHSAIANRERLPRQHQRQQAEAKKINQIQLTSRDDLVQKPFHLPPIHNAVEHPVRGRVSPIFCKQDHNKTGLGYEETRISDLRPTRFSTAPSLSKGRLTSAGQPNFRLPPIHR, from the coding sequence ATGAGACTTGGATTCAGTCGTGAAGCCCCAAAGAACCACACTGGTGCTCGTCGCTACCGCACAGTAGCTCCTACCTCTCAGGTAGATGAATCCCTGTTTGGGAACAAAATCATGCTTGACAGACGTGGTAAATCAAATTCTTCTAGAGAGTCCATCGTCTTGTCATCATCTGAGTGGCAGCCGATTCTCTCAGCATCCAAGATTACTGCCAAGGTTGAAATGAATGCTCatcagaggaagagggaggaggagtatAAAGCAGCAGAATCCATCAGGCATAGATTAATTGAGGTAAATAATATCCGCAAGCAGAACATGCCACCTTCTCAGATGGAGATTCAGGCCCAGGACCGTTCAAAGAAGACGTTGGAGCGGGCCAATACTCTCATTATGATGCAAGAAGATGAGATCAAGGAGCTCAACAAGGTGATTCTGGCTACTCAGTGTCAAGAGATACGTGAGGTCCAGATCATGGAGAAGAGACGGATCCAGGCCGAGTTGGCAGAAGAGGAGAAGCTCCTGAATGTCACGGTAGAGATGGAGCGCCTCAAAGCCATAGAGGCCATTGAGCAAGCTGATGCACTCCACAAACAAAAGCTAAACAGAGTGATGAAGCATAATCTCAACCAAGTATCacaaaacattcattcaaacaAGCAGGTGCAGGATGAGATGAAAAgacaggaggaacagacagtacaagagagagagaagaaatggAAACTGGAGGACCTCAAAGCCCTGGAGCAGAAAAGAGAGGCACAACAGCATCTACACGAAGAGCGTAAGCACATCAAAGCAATGAAAATGCTCGCCAAGAcgcagaggatggaggaggagaagctggcTGACATTGAAAACGCAGAGTTCatccagaaaaaaatgaagcaggaggCTGAACAGAAAGCAGCGCAGAAAcgcaaaaagaaagagagggagttgGAGCATGCTAAGATGTTTGCTCGGCAGAAAGAAGTTAGAGACAACAAGGCAAAGCAGGATGAGATCCACACTAAGAGGATCAAAGAAATGGAAGACATCaaatggaggagaaaagagaaagatcTGGCTGCAAAGACAGTACAAGAGGAAGCAAAGATGCGCACCGATCGCTTGGAGCAGTCGCACTCCAAACAGTACTACCAGAGTAGAGAGGTCATGCTTCAGAAAGAAGAGTTTGAGCGGGTGTTAAAGGCGTCACAGTACAGCCTCAgtaaagagaaggaggaagaggagaagaagcgTAAGAACGCAGCAAACTACTTAGAGGCCTTACAACATCAGAAAAAGGAACAGGATCACTCGGCCATTGCAAATCGCGAAAAGATCATGAAAGAGGCTCATGATTTGATTGAAGCAAATAAGCTGAAACGTGTGCAAGTTGATGAGACTAAACAACACAAGCTGAAGGAGTTAAAGGCTACAGGACTCTCTGAAAAATACTGCAGTGTGGTGGAAAGGAAAGTTAACAACAAGAAGACACTAAAAGACCAAAGAGCCAGTGATAAGACACACAGTACAGAGGGAACACTCCTTAATACCATGGGGCAGATGACGCAGGGTGGAAAAGGAAGTGAGAGGCAAtataagaaacatttaaatttgcTTGCTGCTGAGGAGGTAGAAagtgagagacaggacagacagcAAAACAACATAGCCATTATCCAGCATCAGAATGATAAGGAACAACATCAGAAAAAGGAACGGGATCACTCAGCCATTGCAAATCGCGAAAGACTCCCAAGACAACATCAAAGACAACAAGCTGAGGCCaagaaaatcaatcaaattcAGCTCACTTCTAGAGATGACCTTGTCCAGAAGCCCTTCCACCTCCCACCTATTCATAATGCTGTTGAACACCCTGTCAGAGGAAGGGTCAGTCCCATTTTTTGCAAGCAGGATCACAACAAGACGGGGCTCGGATATGAAGAGACCAGGATTAGTGATCTGCGACCGACCCGCTTCTCAACTGcaccctctctctctaaggGCCGGCTGACCTCTGCAGGGCAACCAAACTTCCGCCTTCCCCCTATCCACAGATAG
- the LOC136183069 gene encoding immunoglobulin lambda-1 light chain-like isoform X1: protein MLGTLCTLITALTYVDAVIVLTQTPAVHTVSTGQQAVLQCNIQRDDSNYVSWYKQVPGEAPQYVLRFHHSDSSPDFGSGFSSDRFNSKSSSNIDYQFIIKRAETGDSAQYFCQTWDDSASQAVFGQGTKLIVTSSSLSPPVLTVFPPSSAELQSNKASLVCLSSQSVPFADVSWSAAGSPVSSGISTSTAVQQPDQTFQISSYLSIQTSDWNMDKVYTCRVSLGSQTSEKTINKSHCSTEDQ, encoded by the exons atgctggggaccctgtgcactctcatcactgctctaacat atgttgatGCAGTGATAGTGTTGACCCAGACGCCTGCTGTCCACACAGTTTCTACAGGACAACAAGCTGTTCTTCAATGTAACATCCAGAGAGATGATAGTAATTATGTCTCCTGGTACAAACAGGTTCCTGGTGAAGCTCCTCAGTATGTTCTGAGATTTCACCACTCTGACAGCTCACCTGACTTTGGATCAGGATTCTCCTCAGACAGATTCAACTCtaaatcttcatcaaacataGATTATCAGTTCATCataaagagagcagagacaggagactCTGCTCAGTATTTCTGTCAGACATGGGACGACTCTGCTTCTCAAGCT GTATTCGGACAAGGCACCAAGCTGATTGTGACGA gctccagcctctctcctcctgtcctcacaGTCTTCCCTCCGTCCAGTGCTGAGCTCCAGTCCAACAAAGCCTCTCtggtctgtctgtcctctcagtCTGTGCCTTTTGCAGATGTGAGCTGGTCTGCTGCTGGGAGTCCAGTGAGCAGTGGGATCTCTACCAGCACGGCCGTTCAGCAACCAGACCAGACTTTCCAAATCAGCAGCTATCTGTCCATCCAGACGTCAGACTGGAACATGGACAAGGTCTACACATGTCGAGTGTCTTTGGGCTCCCAGACTTCAGAGAAAACCATCAACAAGTCCCACTGTTCCACTGAAGACCagtag